Within Celeribacter marinus, the genomic segment CGACATCGGTGTGAAATGGGGGGCCGCAATGCTCGACCCTGACAACACAAAGCTTGGCGGCACCTCGGGCTATCCGCTCAAATATTCGGGTGGCAACCTCAAGGTGATGGTTGTGATGACAGACGGCGTGAACACCGATCAGTTCCACATGCCTGACCCCTACCGCAACGGGATGTCCGACATGTATATCTACAACGGCAAAACCTCGATGCCGGCGCGCTACAAGACGTGTAGCGGGTGGTATAGCTCTTATTGTTCCTACACGAACGGCTACTACATCCCCGAAAACAAGAGCTACCAATCAAGCCCATATGGCGGCAATTCGGCTCAACAGATGGAATGGAAAGACGTTTGGAAAAAGTACACCATTGATGGGCATGCCTACCGCCGCTACCTCGCCTCGGGCAACGCCAACGACTACTACAATTGGATGGACGACACCCACACGGCACAGGGCAACACGGCTAAAAACGCACGTATGCTCGCCGCTTGCGAAGCGGCCAAAGACAAGGGTGTTCTAATCTTCACCATCGGCTTTGAAGTTTCCGGAACCGATGCCAACACCGTAATGCGCAACTGCGCCACCTCCGCGTCCCACTATTACGATGTGGAAGGTCTGGAACTGAATGACGCCTTTTCCGCGATTGCGACCAAGGTAACAGAACTGAGGTTGACCCAATGAGTATTTTGTCCAAACTTCGCTCGACGTCTCGCCGCTTCTGGCAGCGCGAGGACGGCACTTCGACCATCGAATTTGTCGTGATCTTTCCCGCCTTTGCCATGATGATGATGGGCGGATACGAGATCGGGTACTACACCGTGTCCCACACCATGATGGACCGCGGCCTTGATCTGGCGATGCGCGATGTCCGCTTGGGCAAACTCTCGCCCGTGACCGCGAGCACGCTCAAACATTCGGTGTGCGACTACGCCAAATACGTCGCCAACTGCGAGGCGAAATTGCACATCGCAATGGAACCGGTAGATGCGGTCGGCTTTGTCGCGCCTCCCACCGCCGCGTGTCTCGATAAAACCACCAACGCGGCCCCGAACACCACGTTTGAAGATGGCGACGAAAACGAGCTGATGTTGGTGCGGGCTTGCATTAACGTTGAACCGATCTTTCCGACAACATGGATCGGCGGCGCGCTACAACCAAGTCCAACAGGCGATCTGGTCATGTCGACCACGGCTGCCTTCGTCAACGAACCCAACACTTAACGGAGGGCCGGACCATGGCTTTTTTCCACACATCTGCATTGCGCCGGGTCAGACGCAGCTTTCACCGAAAAGCTGATGGCTCGATGTCCGTGGAGGCCATGCTTGTCATGCCCTTGATACTCACCGCCCTGATGATGTCATACGGGTTTTACAGTGCGTTCGACGCCAAAATGCGGGCGAACAAAGCGGCCTATACCTTGGCCGATTACATCACCCGCCAAACGG encodes:
- a CDS encoding TadE/TadG family type IV pilus assembly protein — translated: MSILSKLRSTSRRFWQREDGTSTIEFVVIFPAFAMMMMGGYEIGYYTVSHTMMDRGLDLAMRDVRLGKLSPVTASTLKHSVCDYAKYVANCEAKLHIAMEPVDAVGFVAPPTAACLDKTTNAAPNTTFEDGDENELMLVRACINVEPIFPTTWIGGALQPSPTGDLVMSTTAAFVNEPNT